CCCAGAAACAACGTCAGaaatctctgtccagaagagtacAGTCCTAGGAGCAGCTAAGATACTGcatagaaccctcaagctcccagccGTCTGGTAGAGGACCAGatcttgaagtgaaagtggaactggccatgtggaacaaatagggcgagatggaattttatagatagatagatagatagatagtcaCAAGGCGTggagacggaggcaaacccagagtgcagactcatccttctttttaaagaaaagtaatttattaaagtaaaatataacaattcaaaaggctggcgtggcagcagaaacaaacaataacaaaatccagaacgAAGGCAAGGCAGGGAACAAAGAGACAACAAGCATGacaaaacggaatgacccagtgacaagtgacacaatagagaccggttttaaagacagagggaagatgattatgggatgcagctgtggactaaacgaggagcaggtgaggtgggcatggcaggcatgaatggaaaactactcaggaggtgaatgatgacaaggaaacagaaaaccaacagacaaaccaaaacaagaaaccagactcaaaacactgacattcgTGAGATAGCTAGATAGCATTTCTTAAatcatggggggggggggaacaaaaacaaaattaaagaataaGGTTGTCCTAAAATGGCTGAATCTTCTATGGAACTACTCCCACTCTTAACATTTAGTTgtaaaacccctttttttttgatgagtTTCTAGAGATTTTTGTTGAACATTGTCAGTCTCTAACTGTGATACCACAGTGATAACCTTGCTTGTTAACATTGTTTAGAAATATTTGCTTGTTAACAATGAATGATGTTTAATATTCTTTAGTCTAGTTTATAAATGTTTAGTTCTAGTAGCCTGCACTACTTTTTATTCTCACTTTTACATAAACCCTTTTATATTTCAAGCAAggatttaagtaaaaataaataaataactaaaaaaggCAACATCTTTAATGTTATATTTTCtatgttcatatttttaaaattgttgagTTTCATATCctattacagttttatttttctttacctttttaggcatatatttaaccttttttatactttatatatAACTTTAAGACTACATATATACACGTTGCAATAAAGCAGCCTCTTTTTTACCTTCTATTTACACTGcaatcaaaaacaatttttgtcaTTAATCACCCAGTGGCAAGactttaaatgaatatttgattacattattttttttaaaagttcaagtgtgccttttcaacattttcattttctacaTTCTGAAACACTTACCCAGGAAATTATTTATGGGATGTTAGAGTTGTAATGATGCtcttcatttcaaagttttGACCAACTGCTAAACCTACTGCTAGAGAAGCATTTACACTCAAAAGGACAAAGTCTCCTTCAGTTAGGTTtatacacatttaaaacaactaagggcacagaaacacaaaaaagttttataCTAAAAGGAACTGTGACAGAAGCAATATTTGTTTAACTGTCCgtgaataatattttaataaaaaaacatgcaatagGTTATCATCCTATCCTGTACACAtaggaaatacattttttacagttttcttaaaTATACTAAATCTGTCTGTCGagcatgttattttatttatacaacatGTTAGCGTCAAAGGAACCAGATTGCAGTATTTGAAGTGTAACAAtgagttttactgtttttctaaaCCAGGGGTAGAACAGTGCATATATCAGAGGGTTTAAGGTGGagttaaaataaagcagaaagagAGCATAGGATAAAAATGAGTCACTGAGCATATCATCTCCTGCAAAAGACACACAATGATATGGGCAGAAACATATCAGAAAAATCACTACAAGAACACCAAGAGTCCTGGCTGCTTTCAACtcagacttttttgttgtttgtgtcactGAGAGCTGCAAGGCAACAGCTGTAATATGAGAGCGCATGGCACGAGCCTGAGACACAGCCACGATGAACACTCTCATATACAGGACTATGATGATGGTAACTGGAACAATAAAGCTTACCATTAGATCAATAGTTCCTGCAATGTAGTCAGCAGTAATTATACATTGCCCCAAACACACATTGTGCCTGCCTGGCTTTGTAAAGTCATCTTTTACAATAAGACTGCCATAGAAAATAGAACAGAGCcagcacagacagacacagacttTAACTCTTCTCTCGGTGACTCTGGTTGGGTAATGCAGAGGGTCACATATTGCCACATAACGGTCAACTGATATGAGCACCACGTCTCCCACCGAAGAAAAAGTTATGATTAAAGACACTGAATTATACAAAGAACACAAGAGATCACCAAAAAACCAGCAAGCTGTGTTTCGGATAATTTCAACAGGCATCAAAAGGACACCTACAAGGAGATCTGAGACAGCCAGAGAGAGGAGAAGGATGTTGGTGGGTGTGTGGAGCTGcctgaaaagaaacaataaagcatgatcaaacaaacaatggcttttgtttagaaaagaaaacaataaaagtgctTTGGAAAATATTTGCCATATACACAGGAACCATACTCTAAAATTTAGACTTTTAGCTCTATGTTTATAACATGCAATACAGtctttctgatgtttttgtaaACTAGTATCCTAAAATACAATTAGCACACTACTAGCTCAGTTTAGCATTTCATTTCATACCTAAAAGTAATAACAAATCTAGAtaagaaaatcaaaatataaatcTGCAGTATATTTACTTGAAGTGGGAAACTGAGAGGATGACAAGCAGGTTGAGAGTTGCTGTCAGCAGAGAAATTGAGGACAACATAACTTGTATGAGCACAAATTCTGTCCATGAAGACCAAGGCTTCTTGCAGGAGATGTTAGAGAATTGTGGAAAGCAGAGTTCTTTTCCAACATGCATCTCCATCTTCACAGACCTGCTGATAACGACAGGACTGGCAGTTTAATGAACAAAACTCAATTATGTATTTGATACTTCTTACTAACTCCACCCCTAAACTATCTCTCTACCCCTTttttcaagtcaagtcaagtggCTAGTGTGCTCTATCATAatcaataaaattatattttattggaTTAGGAGGCTgtattttgtgacttttcagGAATTTGACTTTGGGGGAAAACTACtgcaacttgttttttgtttgttttgggcaaagatgtccagggtgtaccctgtcTCTTGCATAGTGACTGttggaggtaggcaccagcttcccacaACCAGGTAAGGAGAAGCCAGTAAGGAAAATTGATGAataggtgttttgttttagattttaattataaaaaccaATACTATGCTGTTTTCATACAACTATGTAATCCATCTTGACAAAATGCTTTGCCTTTTTAGACCATATAATGGCTCTACTGGGGATTTTTGACTAGAGCCCTGCATGGGGTTTTTTAAAATCCCACTTCCCCTGGATGTCTGACCACTACTTTGCATGCTCCATTAGAAGTCACAAAACAATTTATAAACAACCGGAGGAAGTTTAAAAGGGATTTTTGCAGTAATATTGCGAAACTGTTTTGTGACACAGCCTAAGGTTGAGAGGATGTTTTCCCACAAAAGGGAGCAGAAACACTGCAGAGGCTAAGTACCCAGAAatgttgctttgctttttgcttttggagACCACTTGACTTTTCATGACTCATTTCTCtaaaaaacacttgaaatatTAACTGGCACTACGCTATTAACCGCTGAGCAAGAAATCCTTCATTTATCCAGTGTTGCAACTGAAAGGATTTCTGGTAGAATCCTTTCagtctgtatgtttttgtagGTAAATGGGAAGCCACAGCAGGGAATCTCTGAGGATGAGAGGGGGTAAAAATGGTTAAAGGGCTTGCAAATAGgcatgagaaaatgttttacacaTTGTTATCTTGGGTAaaatttttcttattgtttctgtgtgtgttacAGATTTGGGAGGATTCCGGAGTTCCAGAACAGGTGAGTACCAGTGACAGGTGATTGTAAAGTACAAGTAGCAGGTGAGCTGGGAGAGCAGGCAGGCTGATtgatttgactttgactttcaATGAAGTCTTTTTGTAAAGATCGATTTATATAGACTATGATTAATTTATGccagcaacaaataaaatatccaaagggtgaaaacctttttatagGCACTCTATCTCCACCAATAAAGACTAGACCAAATACCTAGCTATTGTTAAAAATTGTGTCTTGAAAATACAAGCATTATACCATAAGCACCATACCATCTTAAGAAATGCTTACAAATTAAACAGCTATTAAGCTTTCGAATCATATTGTCATAACGGGGGGAGAACGAGACAAACCcggagcgcagactcatcttaagaaacaaaaactactttattaaaatgaaacactaacaaaacaagaagctggcctggcagcaaaaaagaaagaaactagcattaacaaaatatccaaaaatgctGGCAAAACAAGACAAGGCATGGCaagaacaacaaacatgaacaagcATGGCAAACAGAACGAAATTACCCAGTGAGGAGTGATGAaaagagaccggttttaaaagactgagggagagatgaagattggctgcagctgtgacacacaacaaggaacaggtgaggtggacGTGGCAGGCATGAACCGGAAAACTACTGGTGAGGTGAAAGtaacaagacatgaacacaaatccaaaagacaaacaaagcaaaacaagaactacaaaacaccaaacaaaaccGCGGCGTGGCCAGAGTTCAGACGGGCGGTCGGGACGCCGTCCACGGCGTGGCGAGAGTTCAGGAAGCTGGCTCTGGCGAGGACCAGGCAGGCTTGGACGAGGCTGGCTTGAGCGAGGCAggcgtggaccaagcaggcaaGAGCGAAGCAGGCTCGGACCAGGCAGGCTTAGACGAAGTAggcgtggaccaagcaggcctGAGCAAGGCTGGCGTGGACCTAGCAGGCGAGAGACGGGCAGGGCGAAGCGCCGACCTTTGGCGTGGCTGAGAGGAGCGAAGAGCCAACCCTCGGCGTGGCTGAGAGGAGCGAAGAGTCGACCCTCGGCGTGGCTGAGAGGAGTAAGGAGTCTTCCCGGACCCTCGGCATGATGAAGCTGAGCAAGGCACCGACCTACGGCGTGACAGAGCTGAGCGAGGCGAAGGCATCGTCCGGGACCCTCCAGGGAGCAGACTGAGGCGAGACGTCAACCGGGACCCTCGGCGGAGAAGACTGAGGCGAGATGTCGACCAGGACCCTCGGCAGAGCAGACTGAGACAAGACGTCGACCGGGACCCTTGACGTGGCGAAGCAGAGCGAGACGTCGTCCAGGATCCTCCGAGGAGCCGACGTGGTGGAGGCATCGTCTGGGACCCTCCATGAGGCAGGCGTGGCGAAGGCGCTGCGGTGGCTGGACCCGCCCGTGGAGCTGTGGCGTCGTCGTCAGCTGGACCCGGGATGATGGGGCGGCGTCTTCGCTGACCCCTACGGAGACCAAGGATGGTGGGGCGTCGTCTTCGCTGACCCCCATGGATTCCAGGGATGGTGGGGCATCGTCTTCGCTGACCCTCACGGAAACCAGGTATGGTGTGGCGTcgtggtcgccgacccccactgagacgaaGGCTGGCGGTGACGTGTCTTccccgacccccactgagacgaaGGCTGGCGGTGAGGCGTCCTTACCAACACCTACCGAGGACATGGCAGGCGAAGAGGCGCCAACCTCGACCCCCTCTGGAGCGGCCtccagaaagaagaagaaagaaattaacattaacaaaatatccaaAAGTGCTGACGAAGCGAGACAAGGCATGGCAAGAACAAGAAACATGAAGCAtggcaaacagaacaaaatgacccagtgaggagtgatgaaaagagaccggttttaaaagactgagggagagatgaagattGGCGACAGCTGTGACACccaacaaggaacaggtgaggtgggcgtggcaggcatgaaccGGAAAACTACAggggaggtgaaagtgacaagacatggacacaaatccaaaagacaaacaaagcaaaacaagaactacaaaacaccaaacaaaaccccaaaacaccaaaactatgacacaTATTATCAATTAGTTTTTGACCTTTCTATGTCTATTTACCAttatagtattattattatcatttatgaTGTAACACTTTCtgtaaggatttgggttttgttttgtttcttcttgatttattttgtatttattgtcttGTCTTTGTATTATTCTGTCTTTGTCACTATTCATTTCTCCTCTGCCTGTCTCTTGTCtattctgccacacccatctcctcCTGTTAGCAATcatcatcactcacctgtgcccacttactttattttcctctgctttaaaacctggttgttttctccacttccccgccagttcattgttgttgttgttgttgtcttgtcCTTGGTTCCACCTTGCCTTGcctttctttgtcatttttggatttttgttatagtttgttttgctgccacatcagccttttgtcttctagttttgttaatttaaataaattttcattcTTCATTattatgagtctgtgctctgggttcctCCTGCTTTCCTCCGATCCTGAAACTTTCACACtcatttttcacactttttttctctctgctcctggtggaaggcggacgtgtttcttttctctctgtctctctgtctcctgaaccccccccccctgcctctctgccctgctctcttttctgagcctctctttgcatattctccaaaatttttaaactatggatctggtcaggaAGGCTGACCAacggagagccagcttgccctgagaagacattctttgctggatacacattggattcctggagaaaatggaatattgtttgtctttcaagtctgtctgtggaagacgtggaagatctttacatatttggatttttgtaacaggatttctgctgtttggattaagcagttacctgacttatcgtcaaatttgtttgatgggttcggcggtcaaCATTCAAACtttgtggttacgggagctgaatggcaagttggatgcgatccttaTACAGGACTGCAGACTGAATTGcatttctggaactcatgaataatatgggttacatcttagaggaagttgctcgcttgcatcaggcggaatggtcctggaatttggctgtttggattcgccattgagaagcatcagcaagactttcaaggcagacagaaaacaagtctgcctgaaccaaaacaattactgtttgtgaatttggctcccctaggccaTCTTAATTTCTCCTCGGAATTTATGttaacaagatgctctgctccctcctgcctaaggacatctgtggatctgctctgggctggctgataaacattccatcccattatcaaagacaatggcctctgtgatgtgattcatggacttatctgcaaacacacacgcacacgcacacacacacacacacacacaccccgcaCCACATTGTCTTCCACCACCTTTacacacatacaggtgctggtcataaaattagaatatcatgaaaaagtagattgatttcagtaattccatttaaaaagtgaaacttgtatattatattNNNNNNNNNNNNNNNNNNNNNNNNNNNNNNNNNNNNNNNNNNNNNNNNNNNNNNNNNNNNNNNNNNNNNNNNNNNNNNNNNNNNNNNNNNNNNNNNNNNNatgtatgaatataatatacaagtttcactttttaaatggaattactgaaatcaatctactttttcatgatattctaattttatgaccagcacctgtacatgcgcacactttctgctgtttctcagTCATCTCTCTCACTGCACCCCCCCCTTCTTCCCTCCTTCACTATtttagttagtaattcttaaATTCTTACATCGGCTGCCTAGCAGGCCTGGGGTACTATTAGAAAGTTatgtaccgttagttttagcattgtcatgttttagcttatttagccttcctgtacatttagtttagtttatcttagctcatattttagatattgttagattcctaattgttgtttagttcagctttaactttatcgtgattttatttagattatcctatatttcatttagattatacatgattgacgtgttttttttcttttttgtgtttcattatgtacctgttgtattggattctgtttttgtttctgttgtaaagcgctttgtatcgccttgttgcttGTTTCTTAACCCGCTTCTgctttccgggtcgcggggaactggtgcctatctccgGCAGCCACTGTGCGAGAATGTAATATATTTGattctacttttctttttaagaaataaaaaaaacagttgaaagaaacaaacaaaatcatagACAATTCCATCAGaactttttgtacttttagtcATAAACATTCAGTTTCTTGAAATAGTGttccacaaacaaaacactttcattaTGCACTGGTTGGACATACAAAGTACGGTgctatattttattatatgttGGTCTCACAGGAGCCAGTCTGCAGAATTCGAAAAGTGACAATGAGTTTTATAGCTTTTCTAAACCAGGGATAAAACATTGCATAAATCACAGGGTTCAGacttgaatttaaataaaacagaaataacacaTAGGATGCATATGAGCCACTGAGGAAGTCATCCTCCACAAGTGAAACACAATAGTAtggacagaaacaaatgagaaacactACCATTAGAACACCAAGGGTCCTGGCTGCTTTCAACTCAGATTTTCTTATTAGAGTTACGGAGAGCTGAAGGGTGACAGATGTAACATGAGAATGCATGGTGCGGGCTTGAGACACAGCCACCATGAATACTCTTATGTATAGAACTATGATGACAGTAACTGgaataataaatgtaataacAAGGTCAAACGCTCCCACAATGTAATCAACAACTATTACGCATTCTCCATAACAGGAATTATACCTGCCTGGTTGGGTCATGTCACCTTTTACAATCACACCACTGTAGAAAATAGAACAGAaccaacacagacagacacagacttTAACTCTTCTCTCAGTGACTTTGGTTGAGTAATGCAGAGGGTCACATATTGCCACATAGCGATCAACTGATATGAGCACCATGTCTCCTACTGAGGCAGAGGTTATAATATAAGATATAAAATTATATACAGAGCACATGAGGTCACCAAGAAACCAGCAAGCTGTGTTTCGGATTATTTCACCAGGCATCAACAGAAGACCCACAAGAAAGTCTGAGACAGCCAGAGAGAGTAGGAGGATGTTGGTGGGTGTTTGGAGCTGCCTGGGAAGAGACAAAGCAGCATCAGTAAAACAGTaacaaacacattatttatttaagttcaaacagtttaaatgaCTATCACAATAAGGCGCTTGAATAATTTGTGATCATCTACATCTATAGCTGCCATATTTTCAAATATGAACTATTATAACACTTATAGTATACATCAGCCACTATCTCTCATGTCAAGTTACATTCAAATACTATAATCCACAGTTTTAACAGTTCAGTCATtattctatgttttttttttgtttgtttgaaaatacagttttaaaataaaatttaaaaatcagctcATGCCTGAAGTGGGAGACTGAGATAATGACAAGCAGGTTGAAAGTCACAGTGAGCAGAGAGATGATAGACAGCACAGTGTGAAGAAACACAGCGTCAGTCCAAAGAGTTGCAGGTTTCTTGCAGGAGGTGTTAAAAAGATGTGGAAAACACAGGTCTGCCCCAACCTGCAAGTCCATCTTGAAACCTGCAGTGAGCTGCCATTCTAGTTGCTAAGTCTCAGTTATATGACTCTGACCTTTTAACTCCTCCCCTTCATTACTTCTCATCATCCTGTATGTCACTTGTTTTCTTCTGACAGCAACATTGAGCAAAATGGCTTTGATGTAAATTAGGCTTAttaatgacaatttaaaaattgtaaaaaggaTTGTCTTGCATTTAAGAGCAAATCCAGATTATTAAGTCCATTTGGTACAATTACACCAAAATATCACTGACTCACTTGCTTATTCCCATAGAAAGGACAAATAGTTTGAGATTGCACTGTTTAGTTTTACTACCAAAAAATAGATTTGGTTAACAATTGTATAAAGCTACAAAAGCTACAAAATTCAATGTAAAAATCAgcaattattttttctgtttatgtccTAAGAAATACTctctaaaaatacaaatctttATACATGAACAAAGCTCATTGCCTTTAGAAAAAGTGCtctttaaagcaatagttctgTGAAAATGGTTTGAACGATTAAGAGTTTAACTGTTCTAGCTTTTAAACAACCTCCAATAGGTGATAAGAGTATAattttgactggactgatgaaTTACCCGTCTGAGAGGGGTCAAGGCTGACACAAATTGCTGCTATCCTAAAAAGGCTAATAATTTCACAGCAATTTATTTGAgcattgttttataaacaattACATGGGTATTCTAAGTATATAGAGGTCACAGAGGATAGActgagatggaggaggatgactcactgtggcgacccctgaagagggaacagccaaaagaagaacaactattatttataatatttccacagaaccatTGCTTTACACTTTGATGCTTACCTAACTGACACTATTTGCAAACCAACTTTTAGGAATCAGaggtgttgtgtgtttttcatctATGAGTTCACTAACATTTCCTACAGGTACACACTTACAGGTACACACTAGACGGCAGCATGGAGAACTTCTGGCAGAATTGTGGCCTGCTCTACTGCTGGTGTTCTCTCACACCTGCTTCTCATCAAGCCTCATTACTCCCTGGATAAAGGAGCTGGTTGCAAATCACTCTGCACCTGAGTGTTAACTCATATGGTACTTCAAGCCCTCCTGTGTAACCTGTGCAGTCTCCTGTGAGACTCTCTGTGCCTTTGAgtaactttttgtgtttttgcttctcCAAGGTTACCCTGAGCTCTGCTTGATGCTCTCCTCGTGTTTTCTTTTGGATCTACCAAGTCAGACCAAGAATACACCATATCCTGCGGTGCTAACTTCTAAGACTAGTAACATCTAGCTCCACCGTCCTTATCCTTGTTCGGCCTGTCCGCCCTCTAACAGTTCTGCAGCATTACCATCTGGTTCTCCAACCCTCCATGTACCACCACCCAACTGCCAAGTCACCATCTCCAATATCCCTGGAACCACTAATTCCTCCCTGGCGGAAATTCACTCCAACTTTATTGTAAGTCTCTGCTCAACGTAAACTTTTACCAACTTACTTTAGTTTAAGTAATTCATATATCTGTTCCAGATTTCCCAGTTCCCCACGATACCAGACCCGTCATTTCGTTCTTGCACATTTTAAATAGCTTGTAAATAAACCCCATCCCCATCCCTCACTAGAAGTACAGAATTAACATTGCCGGTAGAACTGATGATTAATGTTCCATTAATCGGACTAATTTACATTTAAGTGTGCATAGAGAGcccagtgtttgtgtgaagacTAATATTGTGTTTCAGTGGTACACAAATTTAACAATCTCTAAGATACAAGTCAGAATTGGTTGCTGCACCTGACAGTGAGAGTGAGTGATTTCAATTCAACAGAATGCgaaagaaagataaaacaatCAAGCCTAAAGAATTTATGGGCATGCCCTACcccaaaaatcaaataaataaatctaatcaaGTACATGTAACCTCTCTGATAAAATTCATATAGTTCCAatgtacaaaaaacatcttGCATGAATAACTTGattatattagttttttttcatttgccaGCAAAATAGTAGCATGTTTAACTGTCTGGTAATGACCACCCCCTCTGTCCAAAAGGTTGGTATTACCCTACCAC
This genomic stretch from Kryptolebias marmoratus isolate JLee-2015 linkage group LG6, ASM164957v2, whole genome shotgun sequence harbors:
- the LOC108229457 gene encoding trace amine-associated receptor 13c-like — protein: MEMHVGKELCFPQFSNISCKKPWSSWTEFVLIQVMLSSISLLTATLNLLVILSVSHFKQLHTPTNILLLSLAVSDLLVGVLLMPVEIIRNTACWFFGDLLCSLYNSVSLIITFSSVGDVVLISVDRYVAICDPLHYPTRVTERRVKVCVCLCWLCSIFYGSLIVKDDFTKPGRHNVCLGQCIITADYIAGTIDLMVSFIVPVTIIIVLYMRVFIVAVSQARAMRSHITAVALQLSVTQTTKKSELKAARTLGVLVVIFLICFCPYHCVSFAGDDMLSDSFLSYALFLLYFNSTLNPLIYALFYPWFRKTVKLIVTLQILQSGSFDANMLYK
- the LOC108229104 gene encoding trace amine-associated receptor 13c-like, with the protein product MDLQVGADLCFPHLFNTSCKKPATLWTDAVFLHTVLSIISLLTVTFNLLVIISVSHFRQLQTPTNILLLSLAVSDFLVGLLLMPGEIIRNTACWFLGDLMCSVYNFISYIITSASVGDMVLISVDRYVAICDPLHYSTKVTERRVKVCVCLCWFCSIFYSGVIVKGDMTQPGRYNSCYGECVIVVDYIVGAFDLVITFIIPVTVIIVLYIRVFMVAVSQARTMHSHVTSVTLQLSVTLIRKSELKAARTLGVLMVVFLICFCPYYCVSLVEDDFLSGSYASYVLFLFYLNSSLNPVIYAMFYPWFRKAIKLIVTFRILQTGSCETNI